Part of the Streptomyces sp. f51 genome is shown below.
GTCGTCGAGGAAGATCATGCCGTAGATGGCGGTGCCCGCCGCGCCGATGCCGGTCCACACCGCGTAGGCGGGACCGACGTCGAGCTTCTTCAGCGAAAGGGTCAGCAGACCGAAGCTGCCGAGGGCGAACACGCAGAACGCGACCGTGGGCCAGAATCTGGTGAAGCCGTGCGAGAGCTTCAGACAGACGGCGAAGCCGGTTTCGAGCAGTCCCGCCACAACGACCAGCAGCCACGCCATGTCTTGTCCTCCCACATCGCACGTCGACTGCTCAGGGCTGGTCCTGACCGGCTCGGTGCGATTATGCATTCACCGGCCCGGAGAAGCCCTTACCGACGGCGGGCGCACGC
Proteins encoded:
- a CDS encoding multidrug efflux SMR transporter, with amino-acid sequence MAWLLVVVAGLLETGFAVCLKLSHGFTRFWPTVAFCVFALGSFGLLTLSLKKLDVGPAYAVWTGIGAAGTAIYGMIFLDDLVSVLKIVSISLVILGVIGLQLSGSAH